A DNA window from Mucilaginibacter xinganensis contains the following coding sequences:
- a CDS encoding alpha/beta hydrolase-fold protein has translation MKSFFYFIVLFLCSFYVHAQENSPFRTGFEETIPSKILGQQRKIWIHIPNSNGGDKIKNRGNYPVVYVLDGSENFNTVVGITEHMEESSLCPPMIVVGIVPDDRLSELTTGSDKELPNVTGNGEKFISFVERELIPYIDSNYPTTTYKTLIGHSLGGLTVINTLLHHPNLFNAYVSLEASLWWNNKKSVEEAKAILPVQNYQGKTLFMAMANRMERGMDTLSVQKDTSGYTALIRSNLELIKLLNSNNKNQLRYSYKFYTDDDHPSVRLIGEYDALRFVFAFYRLKIYESELQNPTFKLDSVIVAHYKKVSENMGYSVKPDESQVNNLGYQMLGKKQYKKAENLFKLNVANYPYSGNCYDSIGDFYLASGEKNKAIEAFKKALTLKAIPETKEKLNKLLNGKS, from the coding sequence GTGAAATCTTTTTTCTACTTTATTGTACTATTTCTATGTTCTTTCTATGTCCATGCCCAGGAAAACAGTCCATTCAGGACGGGGTTCGAAGAAACCATCCCTTCAAAAATTTTAGGTCAGCAACGTAAAATCTGGATCCATATCCCCAATAGTAATGGTGGCGACAAAATTAAAAACAGAGGTAATTATCCGGTTGTATATGTGTTAGACGGAAGCGAAAATTTCAACACCGTTGTTGGTATTACCGAGCATATGGAAGAATCGAGCCTTTGCCCGCCAATGATTGTGGTTGGAATTGTGCCTGATGATCGGTTGAGCGAACTTACAACCGGATCGGATAAAGAGTTACCTAACGTTACCGGCAATGGCGAAAAATTTATATCCTTTGTGGAAAGAGAATTGATTCCTTATATCGATTCGAATTATCCAACCACAACTTATAAAACATTGATTGGTCATTCCCTTGGAGGCCTGACGGTTATCAATACACTACTTCATCATCCAAATTTATTTAACGCTTATGTTTCGCTCGAAGCGTCCTTATGGTGGAACAACAAGAAGTCTGTGGAAGAAGCAAAGGCAATTTTACCCGTTCAGAATTACCAGGGCAAAACTTTATTCATGGCGATGGCCAATCGTATGGAAAGAGGAATGGATACCTTAAGTGTTCAAAAAGATACCAGCGGTTATACTGCGCTTATTCGCAGCAATCTGGAGTTGATTAAACTGCTTAATAGCAATAATAAGAATCAATTGCGTTATAGCTACAAATTCTACACGGATGACGACCATCCGTCTGTAAGATTAATCGGGGAGTATGATGCGCTTCGGTTTGTTTTCGCTTTTTACAGGCTTAAAATATATGAAAGCGAATTACAAAACCCCACCTTTAAACTGGATTCGGTAATTGTTGCGCATTACAAAAAGGTCTCTGAAAACATGGGATATAGCGTTAAACCAGACGAAAGCCAGGTCAATAACCTCGGATACCAAATGTTAGGTAAAAAACAATATAAAAAAGCCGAAAACCTTTTTAAACTTAATGTTGCCAATTATCCTTACAGTGGTAATTGTTACGACTCAATTGGTGATTTCTACCTGGCGTCCGGTGAAAAAAACAAAGCCATTGAGGCTTTTAAGAAAGCGTTAACGCTAAAGGCAATCCCGGAAACTAAAGAGAAGCTGAATAAATTGCTGAATGGAAAAAGCTAA
- the recO gene encoding DNA repair protein RecO: MLHKTRGIVFKTTDYGESSVVVQVFTEKFGLQSYMVNGAKKPKAKISRNMLQPLHLLDLVVYHKETGNVQRIKELKNSPLLQTIPYDVIKSSLAMFLNEVLYKAVKQQSADERLFDFVFSAIEWLDHQTEGLANFHLLFLIRLTRYLGFYPDRYLAGEADYFDLKNGIFSKYKPDSVLYLSPPHTQNFTKLLQSTFENIAAVKLSNDERRYLISKLLEYYALHIEGFGNIKSHEVLEEVLG; the protein is encoded by the coding sequence ATGCTGCATAAAACCCGCGGCATCGTCTTTAAAACTACCGACTATGGCGAAAGCAGTGTAGTTGTACAGGTTTTCACCGAAAAATTCGGCTTGCAATCATACATGGTAAACGGGGCCAAAAAGCCAAAAGCAAAAATAAGCCGCAATATGCTGCAGCCGCTGCACCTGCTTGATCTGGTGGTATATCATAAAGAAACAGGTAACGTACAGCGCATCAAAGAGCTTAAAAACTCCCCACTGCTGCAAACCATCCCCTACGATGTTATTAAAAGCAGTCTTGCCATGTTTTTAAACGAGGTACTTTATAAGGCTGTTAAGCAGCAATCGGCAGATGAGCGTTTATTTGATTTTGTATTTAGCGCTATAGAGTGGCTGGACCACCAAACCGAAGGGTTGGCCAACTTCCATTTGCTGTTTTTGATCAGGCTTACCCGTTACCTGGGCTTTTACCCCGACCGCTACCTTGCCGGCGAAGCGGACTATTTTGATTTGAAGAACGGCATTTTCAGCAAATATAAGCCCGACAGTGTTTTATACCTGTCCCCCCCGCACACGCAAAACTTTACTAAATTGCTGCAAAGTACCTTTGAAAACATTGCTGCGGTAAAACTAAGCAATGACGAACGCCGGTACCTGATCAGCAAGTTATTGGAGTATTATGCCCTGCATATTGAAGGGTTTGGGAATATTAAGTCGCATGAGGTTTTGGAAGAGGTGCTGGGGTGA
- a CDS encoding diacylglycerol kinase, with product MKKLIRSFGYAFKGLAYATTSQLNFRIHLFATALALLLGYLLHIAAGEWQWIMLCITIVLVTEIFNTMIETLVDLVSPDYNEKAGRVKDMAAGAVVIAAAFALITGIIIFLPKLLLLFNHAA from the coding sequence ATGAAAAAACTAATCCGGAGTTTTGGTTATGCGTTTAAAGGGTTGGCCTACGCTACAACCAGCCAGTTAAATTTCAGGATCCATTTATTTGCAACGGCGCTAGCTTTGCTGCTCGGGTATTTGTTGCACATCGCCGCAGGTGAGTGGCAATGGATTATGCTTTGCATTACCATAGTGCTGGTTACCGAGATCTTTAACACCATGATTGAAACCCTTGTTGACCTGGTATCACCGGATTATAACGAAAAAGCCGGGCGGGTAAAAGACATGGCCGCCGGTGCCGTTGTTATTGCCGCAGCATTCGCCCTTATTACCGGCATCATCATTTTTTTACCTAAGCTATTATTGCTTTTTAACCATGCTGCATAA
- a CDS encoding efflux RND transporter permease subunit: MIWKKLADLILKNRLLILCLAIIASIFMGYQASKVRITFNGGKVLPVTDSAYIRYMQFKKLFGQDANTMVIGFKSPKIFDKDVYNDWYTIAANVKKIKGINGVISVANVYNISKDTLQHKFVLQPLTPGLLATAPAADSVKQKFLSLPFYKGLVLSDDGQSTLMAISFDGKIINTPKRVPILKTVLKYGKEFGLKHRIQVHYSGLPLIRTVAGDLIKNEFSLFLGLSLLITSIILVLVFRSFYALLFPIVVVLLGVTWSMGILVLMHYEITILTGIMPPLVVIIGIPNAVFILNKYYHEYGATGNKMQALHTTIEKVGITTFVANITTAIGFGVLCFTNSELLIQFGLVASTSIMVTFVLSIILVPIIFSYLPDPKARQSKIKDRKIIRGILEQLDYLVHHKRKAIYLTTVIMVIICGYGVTRIRVNSYVVDDLPKTNNTLTDLKFFEANFKGVLPLEVSIDTKRKNGVMNNAVIHKVEKLEKLISSKPEFSRSLSLTQGLKFLTQSFYGGSPSYYRLPDGLEQGFILSYAGNSGKSNDMLKSYLDSTRRFTRVTFEMIDIGSAKMNKVLADLQPGIDSIFNPKKYHVELTGSSIIFIKGANYMVKNLYESLAWAIFLIAGVMWILFRGIKMIAVSLLPNLIPLVITAGIMGFFGIPLKPSSILIFSIAMGISSDQTIYFITRYRQELKQTDKSISAIVSDTIRETGISMIYIATILFFGFGIFAASTFGGTQVLGILLSVTLAVAMVSNLTLLPAFLLSIEKRENKKKVDGVDEVSG; the protein is encoded by the coding sequence ATGATCTGGAAAAAGCTTGCTGATCTGATTCTGAAAAACCGGTTACTTATTTTGTGCCTTGCCATCATAGCAAGCATTTTTATGGGCTACCAGGCAAGTAAAGTACGCATAACCTTTAATGGCGGCAAGGTACTGCCGGTAACAGACTCGGCCTACATCAGGTACATGCAGTTTAAAAAATTGTTCGGGCAGGACGCCAATACCATGGTGATTGGCTTTAAATCGCCGAAGATCTTTGATAAAGATGTTTACAACGATTGGTACACGATAGCGGCTAACGTAAAAAAGATAAAAGGGATCAATGGCGTTATTTCGGTAGCCAATGTTTACAATATTTCGAAAGACACGTTACAGCATAAGTTTGTATTGCAGCCCTTAACGCCGGGTTTACTGGCAACCGCTCCGGCTGCTGATAGTGTAAAACAAAAGTTTCTTTCGCTGCCTTTTTATAAGGGACTTGTGTTGAGCGATGATGGCCAGTCAACCCTGATGGCTATTAGTTTTGACGGTAAAATAATAAACACCCCAAAGCGGGTACCTATTTTAAAAACCGTATTAAAATACGGTAAGGAGTTTGGGCTAAAGCATCGTATCCAGGTGCATTATTCAGGCCTGCCACTGATTCGTACCGTAGCCGGCGACCTGATCAAGAACGAGTTTTCGCTGTTCCTGGGCCTTTCGTTACTCATCACCTCCATTATTCTTGTATTGGTTTTTCGTTCATTTTATGCCTTGCTGTTTCCCATTGTGGTGGTATTGCTGGGCGTTACCTGGAGCATGGGCATACTGGTGCTGATGCATTATGAAATAACCATTCTAACCGGCATTATGCCACCTTTGGTAGTCATTATAGGGATTCCGAATGCGGTATTTATCCTCAATAAATATTACCATGAGTACGGTGCTACAGGCAATAAAATGCAGGCGCTGCATACTACCATTGAAAAGGTAGGCATCACCACTTTTGTGGCTAATATAACTACTGCAATAGGTTTTGGTGTTTTGTGCTTTACCAATAGCGAGCTGCTCATCCAGTTCGGGCTGGTGGCCTCCACAAGCATTATGGTAACCTTTGTGCTGAGTATTATACTGGTGCCCATTATTTTTAGCTACCTGCCTGATCCAAAGGCAAGGCAAAGTAAAATAAAGGACCGGAAAATTATACGCGGAATTTTGGAGCAGCTGGATTACCTGGTACACCATAAGCGCAAGGCAATTTACCTTACAACGGTAATAATGGTGATAATTTGCGGTTACGGGGTAACCCGCATTCGCGTAAATAGCTATGTGGTTGATGATTTGCCAAAAACCAACAATACGCTAACTGACCTAAAATTTTTTGAAGCCAACTTTAAAGGCGTTTTACCGCTGGAGGTAAGCATTGATACCAAACGCAAAAACGGCGTGATGAACAATGCGGTTATCCATAAAGTGGAGAAACTGGAGAAGCTGATCTCGTCTAAACCGGAGTTTAGCCGGTCATTGTCATTAACCCAGGGGCTTAAATTTTTAACGCAGTCTTTTTATGGCGGCAGTCCGTCATATTACCGCTTGCCTGACGGACTGGAGCAGGGCTTTATTTTAAGTTATGCAGGCAACTCGGGCAAAAGCAATGATATGCTGAAAAGTTACCTGGACAGTACCCGCCGGTTCACAAGGGTTACTTTTGAAATGATCGACATCGGGTCAGCTAAAATGAATAAAGTGCTTGCCGACCTGCAGCCCGGCATCGACTCGATATTTAACCCTAAAAAGTACCACGTAGAGCTAACCGGATCGAGTATTATATTTATAAAAGGGGCCAATTACATGGTGAAAAACCTGTACGAAAGCCTTGCCTGGGCTATATTTTTAATTGCCGGCGTAATGTGGATCCTGTTCAGGGGGATTAAAATGATAGCAGTTTCATTGCTGCCAAACCTGATTCCGCTGGTCATAACTGCAGGCATTATGGGCTTTTTCGGCATCCCGCTAAAACCGTCCAGTATCCTTATTTTTAGTATTGCTATGGGCATCTCGTCCGATCAAACCATTTACTTTATTACCCGCTACCGGCAGGAGTTAAAGCAAACTGATAAAAGCATTTCGGCCATAGTTTCTGATACTATCCGCGAAACTGGGATCAGCATGATCTATATTGCCACCATCCTGTTTTTTGGTTTTGGCATTTTTGCCGCATCAACATTCGGTGGCACGCAGGTGCTTGGTATTTTGCTTTCAGTAACTTTGGCGGTAGCAATGGTAAGCAACTTAACTTTACTGCCCGCGTTTTTGTTGAGCATAGAGAAAAGGGAGAATAAGAAAAAAGTTGATGGAGTGGATGAGGTGAGTGGTTGA
- a CDS encoding SDR family oxidoreductase has translation MNLQLTNKVAIVLAASKGLGKAIAASLSAEGAKVIIGSRNTEELSKTAAQISKLTGNEVIAIPVDVANGDEMKDFIEQAAARFGRIDILLNNAGGPPFNKFEEFDDNAWQKAFELNLLSFARASRLVLPHMQKTGSGRIINIISGSVKAVLANSVLSTSMRMGVVGMAKLMADEFGPYNITVNNVAPGMILTDRLKHTLPQGIDPDLALKEKAKNIPLGRIGKPEELAALVTFLSSAQAAYISGTTIQVDGGASRSIF, from the coding sequence ATGAACCTGCAACTCACCAACAAAGTAGCAATTGTATTAGCGGCCAGCAAAGGTTTGGGTAAAGCCATAGCCGCTTCCTTATCTGCCGAGGGCGCAAAGGTTATTATAGGCTCGCGCAATACGGAGGAGCTTTCTAAAACTGCAGCTCAAATAAGCAAACTTACGGGTAATGAGGTGATCGCCATCCCGGTTGATGTAGCTAATGGCGACGAGATGAAAGACTTTATTGAACAGGCTGCGGCCCGGTTTGGCAGGATAGATATTTTATTGAATAATGCAGGCGGGCCGCCATTTAACAAGTTTGAGGAGTTTGATGATAATGCCTGGCAAAAGGCCTTTGAGCTTAATTTGCTCAGTTTCGCCCGCGCCAGCCGGCTGGTATTACCGCACATGCAAAAAACCGGCAGCGGCCGTATCATCAATATCATCAGCGGCTCGGTAAAGGCAGTGCTGGCAAACTCCGTACTTTCAACCAGTATGCGGATGGGGGTGGTGGGCATGGCCAAATTAATGGCTGACGAATTTGGTCCGTATAACATCACCGTAAATAATGTTGCCCCGGGTATGATCTTGACCGACAGGTTGAAGCACACGCTTCCGCAGGGCATTGACCCTGATCTGGCGCTTAAAGAGAAGGCGAAAAACATCCCTCTGGGCCGTATAGGGAAGCCTGAAGAGCTGGCGGCACTGGTTACCTTTCTTTCCTCAGCACAGGCAGCTTATATCAGCGGAACTACTATACAGGTTGACGGCGGGGCCAGCAGGAGTATTTTTTAG
- a CDS encoding DUF3943 domain-containing protein, with translation MKVFYAILRNVIKRFLVFIDPLRIPMLIPVMGFFMIISNGAFAQKALPIDTIKPNKGDPNSQVKKINEVKAKLLSDSTDGQPKKHPLIDTTFRNKYGDLLNDDIKFNPKYPFWKPAVEVLGVNVFTNALDRALGEDFSHVGPTSWKYNLNKGWEWDSDRFGINFIGHPYTGSMYFNAARSQGYNYFQSIPFAVGGSLMWEYFGETTRPSYNDVINTPLNGAFLGEIFYRLSSNILDDRTRGANRVFREVAAGLIDPVRGLNRLLQGKSFRHTTTEVYQKEPLNVTLFAGVHKINDANSTVFGVGPTEVLLNVQLDYGNPFEDIYRKPFDFFRLRTEFSFGSGRKLLDNLTGYGILVGNNTNIGKLSIMYGAFQYDDYWDNKTFELGALGFGGGVFTKYPISKDVMWYTNAHFALVPLAGNSTRFGPDTTQVRDYTYNDGLEAKIESTINFGKYASASFVYYYFLMHTYVGQAGNNNISILKPRVTFRLAENLSLGFEHFIYYDDRYLKSLPVGIHSVRTEQKIFLSWFLEDPQRKGRYN, from the coding sequence ATGAAAGTATTTTACGCTATTTTAAGAAATGTAATTAAGCGTTTTTTAGTTTTTATTGATCCGTTAAGGATACCCATGCTGATACCGGTCATGGGTTTTTTTATGATTATTTCAAATGGTGCCTTTGCCCAAAAGGCATTACCTATTGATACAATAAAGCCCAATAAAGGCGATCCGAATAGCCAGGTAAAGAAAATTAACGAAGTAAAAGCCAAATTACTTTCCGACTCCACCGACGGCCAACCAAAAAAACACCCTTTGATTGACACCACTTTCCGCAATAAATACGGCGATCTTTTAAATGATGATATCAAGTTTAACCCAAAATATCCCTTTTGGAAACCGGCCGTTGAGGTATTGGGCGTAAATGTATTTACCAACGCACTCGACAGAGCTTTGGGCGAGGATTTTTCGCATGTTGGTCCCACTTCATGGAAATACAATCTAAATAAGGGCTGGGAGTGGGATTCGGACAGGTTTGGGATAAATTTTATCGGGCACCCTTACACGGGTTCCATGTATTTTAATGCTGCCCGGTCACAAGGGTATAATTATTTTCAGTCTATTCCCTTTGCGGTTGGCGGCAGTTTGATGTGGGAATATTTTGGCGAAACCACCCGGCCTTCGTACAATGATGTTATTAATACGCCGCTTAACGGCGCTTTTTTAGGGGAGATTTTTTACCGCCTCAGCTCAAATATTCTTGACGACCGCACAAGAGGGGCAAACAGGGTATTCAGGGAAGTTGCAGCCGGACTCATTGACCCGGTAAGGGGGCTTAACCGCCTGTTGCAGGGTAAAAGCTTCAGGCACACCACCACCGAGGTTTACCAGAAAGAGCCGCTAAACGTTACATTGTTTGCCGGTGTTCATAAAATTAATGATGCCAACAGTACCGTTTTTGGGGTTGGGCCTACGGAGGTATTGCTGAATGTTCAACTTGACTATGGTAATCCTTTTGAAGATATCTACCGCAAACCATTCGATTTTTTCAGGCTTCGTACCGAGTTCAGCTTTGGGTCGGGGAGGAAACTGCTGGATAACTTAACCGGTTATGGTATTTTGGTAGGTAACAACACAAACATTGGTAAGTTATCAATAATGTACGGCGCATTTCAGTATGATGATTATTGGGATAATAAAACGTTTGAACTGGGTGCACTGGGTTTTGGCGGAGGTGTATTTACTAAATATCCCATCAGTAAAGATGTAATGTGGTACACCAATGCGCATTTTGCATTAGTGCCGTTAGCCGGCAACAGTACCCGTTTTGGACCGGATACCACGCAGGTAAGAGATTATACCTATAACGATGGCCTTGAAGCTAAAATAGAAAGCACCATCAACTTTGGTAAGTATGCAAGTGCTTCGTTTGTTTATTATTATTTCCTAATGCATACCTATGTTGGCCAGGCCGGTAACAATAACATCAGCATCTTAAAACCGCGGGTTACTTTCCGGCTGGCTGAAAACCTAAGCCTTGGCTTCGAGCATTTTATCTATTACGATGACCGCTATCTGAAATCGCTGCCGGTTGGAATTCACTCGGTTAGAACAGAGCAAAAGATCTTCTTATCGTGGTTCCTTGAAGACCCACAACGCAAAGGACGATATAATTAA
- a CDS encoding phytanoyl-CoA dioxygenase family protein, with translation MQTQTLPSLDDFIKIQPENIDEFRKKGHTLIPGVLTPDEIDAYRPVIVHAADLYNTEKRELEDRDTYGKAFLQIMNLWQNDEDVKKFVLAKRLAKVAAELMGVENVHIYHDQALFKEPGGGPTPWHQDQYYWPIDTNNTITMWMPLVDIDEAMGMLTFASGSYTKGSIFNYEISDESESAFADYVAENGFPISRAKTMKAGDATWHRGFTLHHANGNNSNKMREVMTIIYVADGARITPYKNDWQKNDHAKWLMSKPIGSEIDSELNPKLL, from the coding sequence ATGCAAACACAAACTTTGCCGTCGCTGGACGATTTCATAAAAATTCAGCCGGAAAATATTGATGAGTTTCGAAAAAAAGGCCACACCCTGATTCCGGGGGTACTTACACCCGACGAAATTGACGCTTACCGCCCGGTAATTGTTCACGCAGCCGACCTGTATAATACCGAGAAGCGCGAGCTGGAAGACCGGGACACTTATGGCAAGGCATTTTTACAGATCATGAACCTGTGGCAAAATGATGAAGATGTGAAGAAATTTGTACTGGCAAAACGGTTGGCAAAAGTAGCTGCTGAGCTTATGGGGGTAGAAAACGTACACATTTATCATGACCAGGCGTTGTTTAAAGAACCAGGCGGCGGCCCTACCCCATGGCACCAGGACCAGTATTACTGGCCCATTGACACCAACAACACCATAACCATGTGGATGCCGCTGGTTGATATTGATGAGGCGATGGGGATGCTCACCTTTGCCTCTGGCTCCTACACTAAAGGATCAATATTTAACTACGAGATCTCGGATGAATCGGAAAGCGCCTTTGCTGATTATGTGGCAGAGAACGGGTTCCCGATAAGCCGCGCTAAAACCATGAAAGCAGGCGACGCTACCTGGCACCGTGGCTTTACCCTGCACCATGCCAACGGCAACAACTCAAACAAAATGCGCGAAGTGATGACCATTATTTATGTTGCTGACGGCGCACGGATAACTCCGTATAAAAACGACTGGCAGAAGAACGACCACGCTAAATGGCTCATGAGTAAACCGATAGGTTCAGAAATCGATTCGGAGTTAAACCCGAAACTGCTATAA
- a CDS encoding AraC family transcriptional regulator, which produces MIKASYEILQPSNGQSFLLRKFDCAGFDSPYHFHPEFELTYILDGSGKRYVGSHMDDFTAGDLVLIGPNLPHCWKLDPGKDVQTEAGAIVIQFDGAFLGSDFFNKDELQHIKRLLKKSASGVSFYGDTQKAVNQNMLALNSESNSFRKMLGLLDTLQRLAQSAEYTLLDQNQVIAERSLAEQERINPVFAYLVENFRQQVSLDTAAGLANMTTNAFCKYFKKTTRKTFMETIIEYRLNYATQQLVQTDKPISAIAFESGFGDVSHFYKLFKVKMHLSPLNYRKRFMRSFNEADEAIVF; this is translated from the coding sequence ATGATTAAAGCCTCCTATGAAATATTGCAGCCCTCAAACGGCCAATCGTTTTTATTGCGCAAGTTTGATTGCGCAGGCTTTGATTCCCCTTATCACTTTCACCCCGAATTTGAGCTGACCTACATTTTAGATGGCAGCGGCAAACGTTATGTTGGCAGTCATATGGATGATTTTACCGCCGGGGATCTGGTGCTCATCGGCCCTAACCTTCCTCATTGTTGGAAACTCGATCCGGGGAAGGATGTGCAAACAGAGGCTGGCGCTATAGTTATACAGTTTGACGGTGCTTTTTTAGGAAGCGATTTTTTTAATAAGGATGAGTTGCAGCACATTAAACGCCTTTTAAAAAAAAGCGCCAGCGGCGTAAGTTTTTATGGAGATACACAAAAAGCTGTAAACCAAAATATGCTGGCACTTAACAGTGAGAGCAATAGTTTCAGGAAAATGCTCGGATTGCTCGACACCCTGCAACGCCTAGCACAATCTGCGGAATATACCTTGCTTGATCAAAACCAGGTTATTGCTGAGCGCTCTCTTGCCGAGCAGGAACGGATTAACCCGGTATTTGCCTACCTGGTTGAAAACTTCAGGCAGCAAGTTTCACTGGATACGGCGGCGGGCCTGGCAAACATGACCACTAACGCATTTTGTAAATATTTCAAGAAAACAACCCGTAAAACGTTCATGGAAACCATCATTGAGTATCGCCTTAATTATGCTACGCAGCAATTGGTGCAAACCGATAAGCCGATTTCGGCCATAGCATTTGAAAGCGGCTTTGGAGATGTTTCGCACTTTTACAAGCTGTTTAAAGTGAAAATGCACCTTAGTCCGCTAAATTACCGTAAAAGGTTTATGCGCAGCTTTAACGAGGCTGACGAAGCGATAGTGTTTTGA
- a CDS encoding 3-oxoacyl-ACP synthase, giving the protein MINLKQELYNECLNYVQQRMDAAQLAINDAQKASTDDTKSSAGDKYETGREMAKQETDRNMMQLNEANKLKVALNKINPGGVTNKAETGSVVFTNNGNFYIAVSAGVLSVNGENYFAVSPGSPIGLKLSGQVAGYEFKLNDKLYHIKQVI; this is encoded by the coding sequence ATGATCAATTTAAAACAGGAATTATATAATGAATGCCTTAATTATGTACAGCAGCGTATGGATGCTGCACAATTAGCTATCAACGATGCTCAAAAGGCATCAACCGATGATACCAAAAGCAGTGCCGGTGATAAATATGAAACAGGGCGGGAAATGGCAAAGCAGGAAACCGACCGGAACATGATGCAGCTAAATGAAGCAAATAAATTAAAGGTTGCCCTAAACAAAATAAATCCTGGCGGTGTTACAAATAAAGCGGAAACCGGCAGTGTAGTTTTTACAAACAATGGAAACTTTTATATAGCTGTTAGCGCGGGCGTTTTGTCAGTTAACGGCGAAAACTATTTTGCGGTATCGCCGGGCTCGCCTATTGGGTTGAAGCTTTCAGGACAGGTGGCGGGGTATGAGTTTAAGTTAAATGACAAATTATATCACATAAAACAGGTTATTTAA
- a CDS encoding RNA recognition motif domain-containing protein: MNIFVGSLPFSLEEADLRELFEAYGEVSTVKLISDRETGRSKGFGFVEMPDDEAAQKAITGLNGADVKGRSIAVSQAEEKKPNDRRSGGGGYGGNRGGGGGYGGGGNRGGSGGGGGYSRDNNRGGGGGGSRW; the protein is encoded by the coding sequence ATGAACATATTCGTAGGAAGTCTTCCTTTCTCATTAGAGGAAGCCGATTTAAGAGAGCTTTTCGAAGCCTATGGTGAAGTAAGCACCGTAAAATTAATTAGTGACAGAGAAACCGGCAGAAGCAAGGGTTTCGGCTTTGTAGAAATGCCAGATGATGAGGCCGCTCAAAAAGCGATCACCGGATTAAACGGCGCTGATGTTAAAGGCAGATCAATTGCGGTAAGCCAGGCTGAAGAGAAAAAACCGAATGATCGCAGAAGCGGCGGCGGTGGTTATGGTGGCAACCGCGGTGGCGGTGGTGGCTATGGCGGCGGCGGTAACCGTGGCGGAAGCGGCGGTGGCGGTGGCTACTCAAGAGACAATAACCGTGGCGGTGGCGGCGGCGGAAGCCGTTGGTAA